The following are encoded in a window of Thermoanaerobacter ethanolicus JW 200 genomic DNA:
- the mobP3 gene encoding MobP3 family relaxase → MTAPFVMIAKFYLPTHENQAKNVAHLVYIGTKSEVDRGELNELEELDAGNKYAEKILSKYESLDDFIDNFEINTAGTPAGHVKYMDERPGSHGLFSSDKNVSLKETMKELSRHSGIVWRFILSLKEEDAVKLGYTTRDSWEKALRATISDAAAKMGISESNLRWVAAFHQKKGHPHVHIVMWEKTPQRNRGKLSRGEIKDIKKVFLNEIYAKERLALTAEKSALRDLIRDTAKRDVSEVLEEVKKARIEIRALNGEKPGLPPTLDQQTREELLEKLKELSKIMPQKGRIVFAYMPSEVKEKAKEVADWLLKQPGFSQSVERYKELAKELASHYTSNPEVLEKAAEKAYEDIQKRTAQIVLKGAAALQEEKAVDTTRLTNSVWRSAWRALERERLRAEAESITAAQKEMEKKRRMAERGESREV, encoded by the coding sequence ATGACCGCTCCTTTTGTAATGATAGCAAAATTTTATTTACCTACACATGAAAATCAAGCTAAAAATGTTGCGCACCTTGTGTATATAGGAACTAAATCTGAAGTAGACAGAGGTGAATTAAATGAATTAGAAGAATTAGACGCAGGAAATAAATATGCAGAGAAAATACTTTCAAAGTATGAAAGTCTTGATGATTTTATTGATAATTTTGAAATAAATACTGCTGGCACTCCTGCAGGACATGTAAAGTACATGGATGAAAGACCGGGAAGCCATGGGCTTTTCAGCTCTGACAAAAATGTTAGTTTAAAAGAAACAATGAAAGAGTTAAGCAGACATTCTGGCATCGTTTGGCGATTTATTCTGTCATTGAAAGAAGAAGATGCTGTAAAGCTTGGATACACTACAAGAGACTCATGGGAAAAAGCTCTTAGAGCTACAATATCAGATGCAGCTGCAAAGATGGGAATTTCCGAGTCAAATCTAAGATGGGTTGCTGCTTTTCATCAAAAGAAAGGACATCCTCACGTCCATATCGTGATGTGGGAGAAAACACCTCAGAGGAATCGAGGAAAACTATCAAGAGGTGAGATAAAAGACATAAAAAAAGTATTTTTAAATGAAATATACGCAAAAGAAAGACTGGCACTTACAGCAGAAAAATCAGCCTTAAGAGATTTGATAAGAGATACAGCTAAAAGAGATGTTTCAGAAGTGCTGGAAGAAGTCAAAAAAGCAAGAATAGAAATAAGAGCACTAAATGGAGAAAAGCCCGGCCTCCCTCCCACTCTTGACCAGCAGACGAGAGAAGAGCTTTTAGAAAAGCTCAAAGAGCTGTCAAAAATTATGCCCCAAAAAGGACGCATCGTTTTTGCTTACATGCCTTCTGAAGTAAAAGAAAAAGCAAAAGAAGTTGCAGACTGGCTTTTAAAGCAACCGGGATTTTCTCAATCTGTTGAAAGGTATAAAGAACTTGCTAAAGAGCTGGCCAGCCACTACACATCAAATCCTGAAGTTTTAGAAAAAGCAGCAGAAAAGGCATATGAAGACATACAGAAAAGAACAGCTCAGATTGTGCTGAAGGGCGCAGCAGCACTGCAGGAAGAAAAAGCAGTAGATACTACAAGACTCACAAATTCAGTATGGCGCTCAGCATGGAGAGCTTTAGAAAGAGAAAGATTGAGAGCAGAAGCAGAGTCCATCACTGCAGCTCAAAAAGAAATGGAAAAGAAAAGAAGAATGGCAGAGAGAGGTGAAAGCCGTGAGGTTTAG
- a CDS encoding radical SAM protein, translating into MDKIIRKSLLYKSGVEYGDYTINHVIGCSHGCNFPCYAFMLSKRFGRVKSYEEWIKPKIVSNALELLDKEIPKLKDKIHFVHLSFMTDPFMIGYPEVVKLSLEIIKKLNKNGIKVTTLTKGLYPDELLDKTNYDTGNEYGITLVSLDENFKRIYEPHSSNYRDRIESLKKLHNAGLKTWVSIEPYPTPNIVNQDLRDILNEISFVDKIVFGRLNYNKKVSEYLWYKEFYNYCTDVVIKFCEQHNIEYHIKEGTITEDAPYILEGYKKDTQKLFYTNKKVAIK; encoded by the coding sequence ATGGATAAGATTATTAGGAAAAGTTTACTCTATAAATCAGGGGTTGAATATGGAGATTATACAATAAATCATGTTATTGGATGTTCTCATGGCTGTAATTTTCCTTGCTATGCGTTTATGCTATCCAAACGATTTGGAAGAGTAAAGTCTTATGAAGAATGGATTAAACCTAAGATAGTTTCTAATGCCTTAGAACTTTTGGATAAAGAGATACCAAAATTAAAAGATAAGATTCACTTTGTGCACCTAAGTTTTATGACAGATCCGTTTATGATAGGGTATCCGGAAGTTGTTAAATTATCTCTAGAGATAATAAAAAAATTAAATAAAAATGGAATAAAGGTGACCACATTGACTAAGGGTTTATATCCTGACGAGTTACTAGACAAAACAAATTATGATACTGGTAATGAATACGGAATTACCTTAGTTTCGTTGGATGAAAATTTTAAAAGGATTTATGAGCCACATTCTTCAAACTACAGAGATAGAATAGAAAGCTTAAAAAAACTTCACAATGCAGGACTCAAAACTTGGGTAAGTATTGAACCTTATCCAACTCCGAATATTGTTAATCAAGACTTAAGAGATATTTTAAATGAAATATCGTTTGTTGATAAAATCGTATTTGGCAGACTTAACTACAATAAAAAAGTTAGTGAATATTTGTGGTATAAGGAATTCTACAATTATTGCACTGATGTAGTAATAAAATTCTGTGAACAACACAATATAGAGTATCATATAAAAGAGGGTACTATTACAGAAGATGCTCCTTATATACTTGAAGGTTATAAAAAAGACACACAAAAATTATTTTACACTAATAAAAAAGTAGCTATAAAATAA